In Pseudorca crassidens isolate mPseCra1 chromosome 13, mPseCra1.hap1, whole genome shotgun sequence, the following proteins share a genomic window:
- the GPR31 gene encoding 12-(S)-hydroxy-5,8,10,14-eicosatetraenoic acid receptor, with protein MLPPNCSVAHSYAAEVSTALLLLLECSLGTLGNAVALWTFFFRLKVWKPYAVYLFNLVLADLLLAACLPFHAAFYLRQKTWGLGRASCQGMLFLRSLCRGGGVAFLTAVALDRYLRVVHSRLKVNLLSVRAAWGISVLVWLVTAALTHQSVFLSEAECPSSEPRMESSFSLVWQEALSFLQFILAFGLILFCSAGVIRTLQKRLRDPHKQPKLQRAQALVAMVGVLFTLCFLPSFLARILLAIFRGALSCGVLSSMVHAADVTGSLTYLQGVLNPVVYCFSNPAFRRSYRKLFYTLTLRARKQEAEAPGCELRDSYS; from the coding sequence ATGCTGCCACCCAACTGCTCGGTGGCGCACAGCTACGCGGCGGAGGTGAGCACGgccttgctgctgctgctggagtGTAGCCTGGGCACGCTGGGCAACGCCGTGGCGCTCTGGACCTTCTTCTTCCGTCTGAAGGTGTGGAAGCCCTACGCCGTCTACTTGTTCAACCTGGTCCTAGCAGACCTCCTGCTGGCTGCCTGCCTGCCCTTTCACGCCGCCTTCTACCTGCGGCAGAAGACCTGGGGCTTGGGACGTGCGTCTTGCCAAGGGATGCTCTTCCTGCGGTCCCTGTGCCGTGGGGGGGGTGTCGCCTTCCTCACCGCCGTGGCCCTGGACCGCTACCTCCGGGTGGTCCACTCGCGGCTCAAAGTCAACCTTCTGTCCGTGCGGGCGGCCTGGGGGATCTCGGTCCTGGTCTGGCTCGTGACGGCAGCCCTCACTCACCAAAGCGTGTTCCTCTCTGAGGCCGAGTGCCCCAGTTCTGAGCCCAGGATGGAGTCCTCCTTCAGTCTCGTCTGGCAGGaagccctctccttcctccagtttATCCTCGCCTTCGGCCTCATCCTGTTCTGCAGCGCTGGCGTCATCAGGACTCTCCAGAAGCGGCTCCGGGACCCACACAAGCAGCCCAagctgcagagggcccaggcgcTGGTGGCCATGGTCGGGGTGCTGTTCACGCTGTGCTTTCTGCCCAGCTTCCTGGCCCGCATCCTACTGGCCATCTTCCGAGGGGCGCTCAGCTGCGGGGTCCTGAGCTCCATGGTCCACGCCGCCGACGTGACCGGCAGCCTCACCTACCTGCAGGGCGTGCTGAACCCCGTGGTGTACTGCTTCTCGAACCCCGCCTTCAGACGCTCCTACCGCAAGCTCTTCTACACCCTCACCCTCAGGGCCCGAAAGCAGGAAGCAGAGGCTCCCGGCTGTGAGCTCAGAGATTCTTACTCCTGA